The Ursus arctos isolate Adak ecotype North America unplaced genomic scaffold, UrsArc2.0 scaffold_18, whole genome shotgun sequence genomic sequence CTTACGAGTTTCTCTTTTCAGTGGTTTTCAACAGTTTTGTCATGATGCTGTGCCTCGAtggtattttctttatgtttattctgCTTGGAGTCAGTTGAGCTTTTTGAATCTGGCTTTGAACTTTTAATCCAGTTTGGAAAAATTCTGGCCATTTTTTCGGACATCTTTTGCTGCCTTACCCCCTTTTCCTGGGACTCCAGTTATGTGAATATGAAACGGTCTGATAGTGTCCATGCGCTGTTCATTATCTTCTGCCTTTtacccttttttgtttttcatgttgggtgtaggtagttttcttgctctttctccactgatttttttcttctgtgtcatcTGATCTTTTATCCCATACAGTGTGTTGTTTCCCTAGACAATTCATTTTTATAGCTACAAGTTCCACCTGAGATTGGttagttttgggtttttcacatCTTCTGTGTCTCTCCTGATGGTATTCGTGTTTCCCTTCATGTCTTGGAGCATATTTCTGGTATTCGTAACCGCTGCTGTAAGCACCTTACTGGATAGTTCCGTCGTGTCTGGCCTTTGTGgctctgtttctattgattggTTTTTCTCTTGGTTGATAGGTCATATTTTCCTACTATTTTGAATGCCTGATCACTTTTTTATCGCATAATTAACATTGTGAATTTTTGTATTGTTAGGTGCTAGGTTTTGTAAAAGCATTGAACTTTGTTCTGGGTTACCGTTTAGGTACAGAGGACCACCTCGATACTTTGGAGGCTTACTCTTAAGTTGCATTGTGGCGAgtggcgcctggggggctcagtcggttaagcgtctgccttcggctcaggtcatgatcccagggtcctgagaattgctcctccttgctccctgctcagcagggagtctgcttctccctctccctctgccccttcctgctcgttttctctctctctctctcacgtaaataaataaaatcttaaaaaagaaaaatgtattaggGCAGGTCTAGTGCAGTCCTTAATCTGTTGTTAATTTTGCCCCAAAGTGAGGGAACCCTACCCAATTCCTTATGCGTTGTGGTCTCTCCTTTCTGGTTGAGGGAGTACAAATttatttcctcccctcccccacttcctgctTTCTCGTGATTCCTTACCCAGTCTTGTGGCATTTAACCCCGTGCTTGGGTAGGCAAGTATTCAGCAGACTTCTGGAAACCCTACTGAAGGTCTCCAGAGCCCTTTCTTTATGTAACTCCCTTCTCTCTGGTACTTTCCCTATACATTTTAGCTCCCTTCCGCTTCCCTAAACATTGGCTTCTGCCTCTTCAAAAATCAGCAAAACCACTGGGCTCTGTTCCCTATCCCTGGGCTGCAGGCTGCAAACTGCTTTCAGGCCAGCTGGGCCAATCGTATTACTTAAACCGCATTCGTTCTCCTTTTTCTGGGATCAGACCTGGGACCTGGGATTACCTGTCCGAAAACAGTGGTATCATGATAGGCAATTGGTGGAAGTGAAAGTCCGTCTCTCCGCCCCCAATCTATTTTTGTTGCATAGATTCGTTTGTTATTTGACTTGCAAGtctaaaatacaaataagaaatcCGTATAAAATTGTGATGAGATCTTACTTTGCATAATGCATCTTCCCGTGTTATTACGGTCTGTGCAACCGCCTTTCCTAGTGATTGTAATGTGTTCCTTTGAGTGGATGTCCTAGAGtttcttttgtgttgtttttgttgctttgtttttgggagtgggtgttttgttttcattttttcctggaGTTTCTAAATTAGCCTTGCAGGGCTGAACATGTAGATACTGGGGAAGCCTCTTCTCTTGGTATGATAACTGTGGCCTGGGCCTCCAAGGCCTGATGCCTTGAACTGAGAAGAATGGAAAATGCTGGCAACCCTGTGCAAGTGTCACTGGCCCGTCCATCTCCTTGCATTTGTGATTCTACCTGTAAGATGACGTCTCagggaaataaacccacaacaagaacaaaagcacagagaaatgatAGTAGAATATTAGGCAGGTAGGTTCATAGCAGAACAGTAATACTGGAAACAGCCCGGaaactctgcactcagtgtgtgGTTCAGCAGCCCCATGGCGTATCATCCGACGGAAGACTGTGTGGTCATTGGTCACGACAAGCACGTTACTCAGACCGTTTCTACTCCAAAATGATTCTGTAAAAATGGCAAGGAGTAGTggtgaaggaaggagaagaagcatGTGCTAttttatctgtctgtctgtctatttgagagagagcaataGAGAGATAGTgcgggctgggggcagggaggggcagagagagagggagaaagaatcttaagcgggATCCACGctcccgacacagggctcaatcccatgaccctgagatcacgacctgagctgaaatcaagagtcaggtgttcGGTTGAGCCACAGAGAGCCTGGACTGGGCCACCCGTGTGCCAGGCATGTACCATTTTGATATAGTTGCATATGCATAAACAGAAGTGAGGGAAATGCATGGAGGAAGCATTAGGAATCAGGGGACCTGGGTTGTCTGTCCCAGCCCTGCCTTTGGTTCTTTTGTGTGATCCAGGGCAATCCTTTTCTAcatctgggcttcagtttccatatctgacagggagaggggctgagaaCTTAGTATCACATAgggctttggtttggttttgttcctttaattaaatttttagtataaactgaaaagaaaaagcacactTGAGAAAAGTGAGAAGATGAGGTCTCTTAGGCCACCGGCTGTAACTGGCACCCCTCGCCCATTTCGGAGCTAGAACATGGggttgtgtgtgggtgtggggccTCCCAGATCGACTCGGGGGCAGCGGTTCCCACCCACTGCGCGCTTCCTGTGCTCTGGGCTTTCCCTGCATTTTCTCTTGTTGATCCTTCCGGCACGTGTGTCCCATCCATGTGCTCATCTTCATTTTTTCAAGTGACGTAATTGAGGCTTTGCAAGCATAGGATGATCGTCTGAGCAGAAGCCAGGGTCTAGACCCAGGCCCAAGTCCTAGGAGCCTTGTTCGGGCTTCACCCGCCATGCTGTCGTTCTCGTCTTGTGAGTTGGCAGGCCTCTTGCACCTCAGGGTCACACGCTGTCCCCTTTGTGCCTGCAGCGGACAACGAGAACAACATCGCCTCCAACCAGTCCCGATCGCCCTCTGCTGTTGTAGAAGAGAAGTGGAAACCCCAGGCCCAGAGGAACAGCGCCAACAACAGTAGGTctctcccagcccagagcctgcgGGCCTGCAGAGGTCCGCCCCGTGCACCTCTAGCCCCAGCTccacgcccccgccccccgcctcccatcccaccccctgTGCCTCTCTTAATGATGCGAGACCATGTTCGAAGCTCTTATACACCTAAGACTTCATCTGTGGGAATTGTGACCTCAGTGGACGGGTAGAAGGCAGCCCGGGGAGAGGAGCTGACCTTTCCGTGGTCAGAGCATACATACTTAGTGAGAGTCAGAACTGGAATCCACTCGTCAGTTTCTGTTGGCTTCTCTTTCCTGTTGCTGTGGCCTCATGTATTCTATTCACTAGCGATTCCTTTCTTAGAGGCAGTTCCTATATCGAGGACGAAGTTAGACTAGTTGGCTTCAGAAGTCTAGGTGAATGACACGTGCAGCAAGTGTGTTGCATACGTCCCACTGTAGTCTAGTCCCGTGCTCGTGGCAGGCATTACTAATCAATCCTAGAATGTTATTTCTGTGCGACTCACATGTTAAATACCAGAAGCACCACCAGTTTGTGTGCAAGATGAAGCCTCCTAGTTTCTAATACCACTGCTTAGCATAGTAGGCTGCAGCCCGATGAAGGCCACTCACCTGCCAGGTGTAATTACATCTCTCTTTGTGTCCTCTGCCAGCCATGACCAGTGGTTTAACACCCAACAGCATGATCCCCGAGAAGGAGCGGCAGAATATCGCAGAGCGGCTGCTGCGGGTCATGTGCGCCGACCTGGGCGCACTGAGTGTGGTGAGCGGGAAGGAGTTCCTGAAGCTGGCCCAGACGCTGGTGGACAGCGGCGCCCGCTACGGGGCCTTCTCCGTCACGGAGATCCTGGGCAACTTCAACACGCTGGCGCTGAAGCACCTGCCGCGTATGTACAACCAGGTGAAGGTGAAGGTGACGTGCGCCTTGGGCAGCAACGCCTGTCTGGGCATCGGGGTCACCTGCCACTCGCAGAGCGTCGGCCCCGACTCGTGCTACATCCTCACGGCCTACCAGGCCGAGGGCAACCACATCAAGAGCTACGTGCTGGGCGTGAAGGGTGCGGACATTCGCGACAGCGGCGACCTGGTGCATCACTGGGTGCAGAACGTGCTGTCGGAGTTCGTGATGTCGGAGATCAGGACAGTGTACGTGACCGACTGCCGGGTGAGCGCGTCCGCCTTCTCCAAGGCCGGCATGTGCCTTCGCTGCTCAGCCTGTGCCTTGAACTCGGTGGTGCAGAGCGTGCTGAGCAAGCGGACGCTGCAGGCCCGCAGCATGCACGAGGTCATCGAGCTGCTCAACGTGTGCGAGGACCTGGCAGGCTCCACGGGCCTGGCCAAGGAGACCTTCGGCTCGCTGGAGGAGACCTCGCCGCCGCCCTGCTGGAACTCGGTCACGGACTCGCTGCTGCTGGTGCACGAGCGCTACGAGCAGATCTGCGAGTTCTACAGCCGCGCCAAGAAGCTGAATCTCATCCAAAGCCTCAATAAGCACCTGCTCAGCAACCTGGCGGCCATCCTGACGCCCGTCAAGCAGGCGGTCATCGAGCTGAGCCATGAGAGCCAGCCCACCCTGCAGCTCGTGCTGCCCACCTACGTCAGGCTGGAGAAGCTGTTCACGGCCAAGGCCAACGACGCAGGCACCGTCAGCAAGCTGTGCCACCTCTTCCTCGAGGCGCTCAAGGAGAACTTCAAGGTGCACCCGGCGCATAAGGTGGCCATGATCCTGGACCCGCAGCAGAAGCTGCGGCCCGTGCCGCCCTACCAGCACGAGGAGATCATCGGCAAGGTGTGCGAGCTCATCAACGAGGTCAAGGAGTCCTGGACCGAGGAGGCCGACTTCGAGCCCACCGCCAAGAAGCCCCGCTCCGCCGCGGGCGAGCACCCCGCAGCTCAGGAAGACGATCGGCTCGGGAAGAACGAAGTGTACGATTACCTGCAGGAGCCCCTCTTCCAGGCCACCCCCGATCTCTTCCAGTACTGGTCGTGCGTTA encodes the following:
- the ZNF618 gene encoding zinc finger protein 618 isoform X1; translation: MNQPGGAAAPQADGASAAGRKSTASRERLKRSQKSTKVEGPEPAPAEASLSAEQGTMTEVKVKTELPDDYIQEVIWQGETKEEKKAVSKDGTGDVPAEICVVIGGVRNQQTLGSYECGICGKKYKYYNCFQTHVRAHRDTEATSGEGASQGNNFRYTCDICGKKYKYYSCFQEHRDLHAVDVFSVEGAPENRADPFDQGVVATDEVKEEPPEPFQKIGPMNNITSEIFKKKEVRQCQKRETGNYTCEFCGKQYKYYTPYQEHVALHAPISTAPGWEPPDDPDTGSECSHPEVSPSPRFVAAKTQTNQSGKKAPASVVRCATLLHRTPPATQTQTFRTPNSGSPASKATAAESAFSRRVEGKAQNHFEETNSSSQNSSETASPLISNPFPLLQKPYTCGACGIQFQFYNNLLEHMQSHAADNENNIASNQSRSPSAVVEEKWKPQAQRNSANNTMTSGLTPNSMIPEKERQNIAERLLRVMCADLGALSVVSGKEFLKLAQTLVDSGARYGAFSVTEILGNFNTLALKHLPRMYNQVKVKVTCALGSNACLGIGVTCHSQSVGPDSCYILTAYQAEGNHIKSYVLGVKGADIRDSGDLVHHWVQNVLSEFVMSEIRTVYVTDCRVSASAFSKAGMCLRCSACALNSVVQSVLSKRTLQARSMHEVIELLNVCEDLAGSTGLAKETFGSLEETSPPPCWNSVTDSLLLVHERYEQICEFYSRAKKLNLIQSLNKHLLSNLAAILTPVKQAVIELSHESQPTLQLVLPTYVRLEKLFTAKANDAGTVSKLCHLFLEALKENFKVHPAHKVAMILDPQQKLRPVPPYQHEEIIGKVCELINEVKESWTEEADFEPTAKKPRSAAGEHPAAQEDDRLGKNEVYDYLQEPLFQATPDLFQYWSCVTQKHTKLAKLAFWLLAVPAVGARSGCVNMCEQALLIKRRRLLSPEDMNKLMFLKSNML
- the ZNF618 gene encoding zinc finger protein 618 isoform X4, encoding MNQPGGAAAPQADGASAAGRKSTASRERLKRSQKSTKVEGPEPAPAEASLSAEQGTMTEVKVKTELPDDYIQEVIWQGETKEEKKAVSKDGTGDVPAEICVVIGGVRNQQTLGSYECGICGKKYKYYNCFQTHVRAHRDTEATSGEGASQGNNFRYTCDICGKKYKYYSCFQEHRDLHAVDVFSVEGAPENRADPFDQGVVATDEVKEEPPEPFQKIGPMNNITSEIFKKKEVRQCQKRETGNYTCEFCGKQYKYYTPYQEHVALHAPISTAPGWEPPDDPDTGSECSHPEVSPSPRFVAAKTQTNQSGKKAPASVVRCATLLHRTPPATQTQTFRTPNSGSPASKATAAESAFSRRVEGKAQNHFEETNSSSQNSSEPYTCGACGIQFQFYNNLLEHMQSHAADNENNIASNQSRSPSAVVEEKWKPQAQRNSANNTMTSGLTPNSMIPEKERQNIAERLLRVMCADLGALSVVSGKEFLKLAQTLVDSGARYGAFSVTEILGNFNTLALKHLPRMYNQVKVKVTCALGSNACLGIGVTCHSQSVGPDSCYILTAYQAEGNHIKSYVLGVKGADIRDSGDLVHHWVQNVLSEFVMSEIRTVYVTDCRVSASAFSKAGMCLRCSACALNSVVQSVLSKRTLQARSMHEVIELLNVCEDLAGSTGLAKETFGSLEETSPPPCWNSVTDSLLLVHERYEQICEFYSRAKKLNLIQSLNKHLLSNLAAILTPVKQAVIELSHESQPTLQLVLPTYVRLEKLFTAKANDAGTVSKLCHLFLEALKENFKVHPAHKVAMILDPQQKLRPVPPYQHEEIIGKVCELINEVKESWTEEADFEPTAKKPRSAAGEHPAAQEDDRLGKNEVYDYLQEPLFQATPDLFQYWSCVTQKHTKLAKLAFWLLAVPAVGARSGCVNMCEQALLIKRRRLLSPEDMNKLMFLKSNML
- the ZNF618 gene encoding zinc finger protein 618 isoform X2, yielding MNQPGGAAAPQADGASAAGRKSTASRERLKRSQKSTKVEGPEPAPAEASLSAEQGTMTEVKVKTELPDDYIQEVIWQGETKEEKKAVSKDGTGDVPAEICVVIGGVRNQQTLGSYECGICGKKYKYYNCFQTHVRAHRDTEATSGEGASQGNNFRYTCDICGKKYKYYSCFQEHRDLHAVDVFSVEGAPENRADPFDQGVVATDEVKEEPPEPFQKIGPMNNITSEIFKKKEVRQCQKRETGNYTCEFCGKQYKYYTPYQEHVALHAPISTAPGWEPPDDPDTGSECSHPEVSPSPRFVAAKTQTNQSGKKAPASVVRCATLLHRTPPATQTQTFRTPNSGSPASKATAESAFSRRVEGKAQNHFEETNSSSQNSSETASPLISNPFPLLQKPYTCGACGIQFQFYNNLLEHMQSHAADNENNIASNQSRSPSAVVEEKWKPQAQRNSANNTMTSGLTPNSMIPEKERQNIAERLLRVMCADLGALSVVSGKEFLKLAQTLVDSGARYGAFSVTEILGNFNTLALKHLPRMYNQVKVKVTCALGSNACLGIGVTCHSQSVGPDSCYILTAYQAEGNHIKSYVLGVKGADIRDSGDLVHHWVQNVLSEFVMSEIRTVYVTDCRVSASAFSKAGMCLRCSACALNSVVQSVLSKRTLQARSMHEVIELLNVCEDLAGSTGLAKETFGSLEETSPPPCWNSVTDSLLLVHERYEQICEFYSRAKKLNLIQSLNKHLLSNLAAILTPVKQAVIELSHESQPTLQLVLPTYVRLEKLFTAKANDAGTVSKLCHLFLEALKENFKVHPAHKVAMILDPQQKLRPVPPYQHEEIIGKVCELINEVKESWTEEADFEPTAKKPRSAAGEHPAAQEDDRLGKNEVYDYLQEPLFQATPDLFQYWSCVTQKHTKLAKLAFWLLAVPAVGARSGCVNMCEQALLIKRRRLLSPEDMNKLMFLKSNML